The Ignavibacteriales bacterium genome has a segment encoding these proteins:
- the lysS gene encoding lysine--tRNA ligase encodes MENISQEQEYNSLVQRRHEELKALIEKGIQPFAYNFDINSYSEKIKNNFEQLENKDVKIAGRLMAIRRMGKASFAHIQDNEGKIQIYLKKDDIGDYYDVFKLLDIGDIIGVEGFVFKTKTGEISVHGKSFVVLSKSIRPIPIPKETLDEQGNKVIHDQFSDKELRYRQRYLDLILNSDVKEVFRMRSKVVTEIRKYLDENGLLEVETPVLQPLYGGATARPFVTHHNALDIDLYLRIADELYLKRLIVGGFDGVYEISKDFRNEGMDKTHNPEFTMLELYVAYKDYFWMMEFVENMVAKLCKNVFGKTKFEIEGNKINFNPPWQRISMVDELKNKVGVDVLAASNEELIKLLKTKNVDMEGGESKGKLIDLLFEVTIQPNLIQPTFITDYPVELSPLAKKHRSREGLVERFEGFILGREICNAFSELNDPIDQRSRFEDQAKMKEAGDEEAHQIDEDFVRALEYGMPPTAGLGIGIDRLIMLFTNQSSIRDVILFPQMRPQK; translated from the coding sequence TTGGAAAACATAAGTCAAGAGCAGGAATATAATTCGTTGGTTCAGCGCAGACACGAAGAGCTAAAAGCACTTATTGAAAAAGGGATTCAGCCTTTTGCATATAATTTTGATATTAACAGCTACTCAGAGAAAATTAAAAATAATTTTGAGCAGTTAGAAAATAAAGATGTGAAAATTGCCGGCAGATTAATGGCAATACGACGAATGGGGAAGGCATCCTTTGCCCATATTCAAGATAATGAAGGAAAGATACAAATCTATTTAAAGAAGGATGACATCGGAGATTATTACGATGTATTTAAGCTTCTTGATATCGGTGATATTATTGGAGTAGAAGGATTTGTATTCAAGACCAAAACCGGAGAAATATCGGTACATGGAAAATCATTTGTTGTACTCTCAAAATCGATAAGGCCAATTCCAATTCCAAAAGAAACTTTAGATGAACAAGGGAACAAAGTAATTCATGATCAATTTTCCGATAAAGAACTTCGATATCGTCAGCGTTACCTGGATCTTATCCTGAATTCTGATGTAAAGGAAGTTTTTAGAATGCGTTCTAAAGTTGTGACTGAAATTAGAAAATATCTTGATGAGAATGGACTTCTCGAAGTAGAAACACCGGTTCTTCAACCATTATATGGAGGCGCAACGGCACGTCCGTTTGTAACCCATCATAATGCTTTGGATATTGATCTTTACTTGAGAATTGCCGATGAACTTTACCTCAAACGATTGATTGTTGGTGGATTTGACGGCGTTTATGAAATCTCAAAAGATTTTAGAAATGAAGGAATGGACAAAACCCACAATCCGGAATTTACAATGCTTGAGCTGTATGTTGCCTACAAAGATTATTTCTGGATGATGGAATTTGTTGAGAACATGGTTGCCAAGTTGTGCAAAAATGTTTTTGGAAAAACCAAATTTGAAATCGAAGGAAATAAAATCAATTTTAATCCGCCCTGGCAAAGAATTTCTATGGTTGATGAATTAAAAAATAAAGTGGGTGTTGATGTTTTGGCGGCTTCGAATGAAGAATTGATTAAACTATTGAAGACAAAAAATGTTGATATGGAAGGGGGAGAAAGTAAAGGTAAATTGATTGACCTCTTGTTCGAAGTAACTATACAGCCAAATTTAATTCAACCAACGTTCATAACTGATTATCCGGTTGAGTTATCTCCGCTGGCAAAGAAGCATAGAAGTCGAGAAGGTTTGGTTGAGCGTTTTGAAGGCTTTATCCTTGGCAGAGAAATTTGCAATGCATTTAGTGAATTGAATGATCCGATCGACCAGCGCAGCCGGTTTGAAGATCAAGCAAAGATGAAAGAAGCAGGTGATGAGGAAGCTCATCAGATTGATGAAGATTTTGTCCGGGCTTTAGAGTATGGAATGCCGCCAACTGCCGGACTTGGAATCGGAATCGATCGATTAATTATGCTCTTTACAAATCAATCATCTATACGCGATGTAATTTTGTTCCCGCAAATGCGTCCGCAGAAATAA
- a CDS encoding S41 family peptidase: MKNILKQLPYLLLFLILGTYIGIQLNKHFSFSGNKKQIDKFSEILSYTEDYYVDTVNSNRLVEDAIKGMFSELDPHTIYIDKEEQSAEEETFRGNFDGIGVEFQIVNDTITVVSAITGGPSEAIGIISGDRIVKIEGKASVGWKNLDVIKKLRGKKGTSVELTIFRPSSKLVTNYNVIRDKINLYSVDASVMVDNETGYVNLTRFSETTTDEMKNALQELSAKGMKRLILDLRNNPGGYEFQASNVADLFIDGDKMIVYNKSRVNKFNEEFHAEKSYPYEKIPLILLVNRGSASASEIVSGAIQDWDRGLIVGETTFGKGLVQRPIQLSDGSAVRITIAKYYTPSGRQIQRDYKDKQKYYQDVLARKEADGENIDHKTEKDSAKPKFKTKNGRTVYGGGGITPDYLVESGTISNYSVELRKNNIYYQFVRNYLDKNSKQLKEKFKNNLHQFVDEFQFNEEQMQSFIKFAESQKVKYDAKGYSTDKEMIRAWLKAYVARDMFKNNGWYLTLLRSDRQFKKAITLFGEAEKLEGLSK, from the coding sequence ATGAAAAATATTTTGAAACAACTGCCATATTTATTGCTCTTTTTGATTCTCGGAACGTATATCGGGATTCAGTTAAATAAACATTTTTCTTTTTCCGGCAATAAAAAACAAATTGATAAATTTAGCGAGATACTAAGCTATACCGAAGATTATTATGTCGATACCGTCAATTCAAATCGATTAGTAGAAGATGCAATCAAGGGGATGTTTAGTGAACTTGATCCGCACACTATTTATATAGACAAGGAAGAACAATCTGCCGAAGAAGAAACTTTTAGAGGAAATTTTGACGGAATTGGAGTTGAATTTCAAATTGTGAATGATACGATAACTGTTGTAAGTGCTATAACTGGTGGACCAAGTGAAGCAATTGGCATAATATCCGGTGATCGAATTGTGAAAATAGAAGGAAAGGCAAGTGTTGGATGGAAAAATTTAGACGTAATAAAAAAACTACGCGGCAAGAAAGGAACATCTGTCGAGTTGACTATTTTCCGTCCGTCGTCAAAACTTGTAACTAATTATAATGTAATCCGCGATAAAATTAATTTGTATTCGGTAGATGCATCAGTAATGGTTGATAACGAAACTGGTTATGTTAATTTGACTCGGTTTTCGGAAACTACTACAGATGAAATGAAAAATGCACTTCAAGAGTTATCTGCAAAAGGCATGAAAAGACTGATATTGGATTTGCGTAACAATCCCGGCGGATACGAATTTCAAGCTTCCAATGTAGCCGATCTTTTTATAGATGGCGACAAAATGATCGTATACAATAAAAGTAGAGTAAACAAATTTAACGAAGAATTCCACGCGGAGAAAAGTTATCCGTATGAAAAAATCCCTTTGATATTATTGGTTAATCGCGGAAGCGCTTCTGCAAGTGAAATTGTTTCCGGTGCTATTCAAGATTGGGATAGGGGACTGATAGTAGGAGAAACAACATTTGGAAAAGGATTGGTACAGAGACCAATCCAACTTTCTGATGGATCTGCTGTTAGAATCACAATTGCAAAATATTATACACCTTCCGGCAGACAGATTCAAAGAGATTATAAAGACAAACAAAAATATTATCAAGATGTACTCGCACGTAAAGAAGCGGATGGTGAAAATATCGATCATAAAACTGAAAAGGATTCCGCAAAGCCAAAATTCAAAACCAAAAATGGACGCACCGTTTACGGCGGCGGCGGTATAACTCCAGATTATTTAGTTGAATCTGGTACTATTTCAAATTACTCGGTTGAGCTGAGAAAAAATAATATTTATTACCAGTTTGTCCGTAACTATTTAGATAAAAACAGCAAACAGTTGAAAGAAAAATTTAAAAACAATCTTCATCAATTTGTTGATGAATTTCAGTTTAACGAAGAACAAATGCAAAGTTTTATCAAATTTGCAGAATCTCAAAAAGTGAAATATGATGCTAAAGGATATTCGACTGATAAAGAAATGATCCGTGCATGGCTTAAAGCTTATGTTGCTCGTGATATGTTCAAGAACAACGGCTGGTATTTGACTTTACTTCGGTCTGACCGGCAATTTAAAAAAGCAATTACACTTTTTGGAGAAGCAGAAAAATTAGAAGGTCTATCTAAATAA
- a CDS encoding gamma carbonic anhydrase family protein — protein MNIETKLFPYNDTFPKLHSSVFLAPGSKIIGDVEILEYSSVWYNTVIRGDVNYIKIGAMTNIQDSSMLHVTNQKYPLVIGNKVTIGHSVTLHGSILKDLCLVGMNATVLDGAVVEENAMVAAGAVVTPGFVVPSGKLAAGVPAKIVRDLTEEEIAEFEISAGRYLQYTKNTIESFVKNNYSIDWL, from the coding sequence ATGAATATAGAAACTAAACTTTTTCCATATAACGACACATTTCCAAAACTGCACAGTTCGGTTTTTTTGGCACCGGGATCAAAAATTATTGGCGATGTTGAAATACTCGAATACTCATCTGTGTGGTACAATACAGTAATTCGTGGTGATGTTAATTACATTAAGATTGGTGCTATGACGAACATTCAGGATAGCTCGATGCTTCATGTTACAAATCAAAAATACCCGCTTGTAATTGGGAACAAAGTTACTATCGGACACAGTGTAACTCTGCACGGATCAATCCTAAAGGATTTATGTTTGGTAGGGATGAATGCGACTGTATTAGATGGTGCTGTTGTTGAAGAAAACGCAATGGTCGCAGCCGGCGCAGTGGTAACCCCAGGATTTGTTGTTCCTTCGGGCAAGTTAGCAGCAGGTGTACCGGCAAAAATCGTACGAGATTTAACTGAAGAAGAAATTGCTGAATTTGAAATTTCTGCCGGACGATATCTTCAATACACCAAAAATACAATTGAATCTTTTGTGAAAAATAATTATTCAATTGATTGGCTATAA
- the ybeY gene encoding rRNA maturation RNase YbeY gives MKNVFVSCEKGIRVDKKTVQNIVNMVTKELELDINSLEYNFISSKTMIEINNSYLGHNYATDIITFDYSVEKNILDGEIFISLEDAVENSKIYRVSADNELLRLIIHGILHLIGLDDTTIAKKKKMKKVEDEMVLKFLKFSKGLLIKK, from the coding sequence ATGAAGAATGTTTTTGTCTCATGTGAAAAAGGAATTAGAGTTGATAAAAAAACAGTTCAGAATATTGTAAATATGGTTACCAAGGAACTGGAATTAGATATTAATTCGTTAGAATATAATTTCATCTCCTCAAAGACAATGATCGAAATAAATAATTCTTATTTGGGACACAATTACGCTACGGATATTATAACCTTTGATTATTCGGTTGAAAAAAATATTTTAGACGGCGAAATTTTTATTTCTTTGGAGGATGCGGTTGAAAACAGTAAAATATATCGCGTTTCAGCCGATAATGAATTACTAAGATTAATTATACATGGTATTTTGCATTTAATTGGATTGGATGATACAACTATTGCAAAGAAAAAGAAGATGAAAAAAGTTGAAGATGAGATGGTACTAAAATTTCTGAAATTCTCTAAAGGTTTATTAATTAAGAAATGA
- a CDS encoding DUF494 family protein gives MTSKIVEVLAKILEGLGNNFSIEEVNRSLMKTKLFDTQTLGIAFSLIYDKVLTKKNRSEPIEHKKKIGIRFLSDQEKESLGTDNYNYLLHLINVGLLEVENLEIILDQITIFPESRVTRREINWIILLSLVEFDAEILPGSRMLLYSSDTVN, from the coding sequence ATGACTTCAAAAATAGTAGAAGTATTGGCAAAAATATTAGAAGGATTGGGGAACAATTTTTCAATTGAGGAAGTAAATCGTTCTTTAATGAAGACTAAACTTTTTGATACACAAACTTTAGGCATCGCGTTCAGCCTGATTTATGATAAAGTGCTTACAAAAAAAAATCGTTCGGAACCTATAGAACACAAAAAGAAAATCGGGATTAGATTTTTGTCTGATCAAGAAAAAGAATCTCTTGGAACCGATAATTATAACTATCTTCTTCATCTAATAAATGTGGGTTTATTGGAAGTTGAAAATTTGGAAATTATTTTGGACCAGATAACAATCTTTCCGGAAAGCAGAGTAACAAGACGGGAAATCAATTGGATCATTCTTCTCTCGCTAGTAGAGTTTGATGCCGAAATTCTGCCGGGGAGCAGAATGTTGTTATACTCTTCAGATACTGTCAATTAA
- the topA gene encoding type I DNA topoisomerase — translation MGKDLILVESPSKAKTINKYVGKNYIVEATVGHIRNLPKTKLGIDIENGFEPKFMNIRGKGDVIKKIKSLAGKSNRIFIATDPDREGEAIAQDVLDILTDAQKEKIERVLFNEITKKAVNEALKNTIKIDDHLVTSQRARRVMDRIIGYQVSPFLWRAVIEAYGSSLSAGRVQSVALRLICEREDDIEKFIPTEYWSIVAVFTTEKGDEIRAKLYEVNGKQIKVPPKPNMTDEDWEEFLKTNFAITKTELANQIAETLRSKNDYFISDLTKKESRKNPYPPFITSSLQVEASRKLRFRPRRTMMLAQQLYEGIDLGTEGTTGLITYMRTDSTRLSEDVVSEARNFINEKYGEKYLPEKAKIYDQKNKKNVQDAHEAVRPTSLKYTPEFVKEFLDEPQFKLYELIWKRFIACQMDSARLETTTVSISSDEFVFRSSGTTILFDGYMTLYDEDLEDKDDQNGNGLLIPAGLEINQKMGLKELNPNQHFTKPPPRFTESSLIKELESNGIGRPSTYAMIMGTIIDRKYVEQVDRKMIPTELGRKVNTILVKNFSNIFNVNFTAQMEEELDSIAEGEIGYLKVLNDFYEPFSKTLKEVEANLEKIKCEKCGSDMDIKMGRFGKYLACTNYPECKNIKSLKDFAPNGGAPEPTGDICPKCGSKTVYREGKFGRFIGCEKYPDCDFTKIVTLGLKCPKCSDGEVITRRTKRGKIFYGCNRYPDCDFASWTMPKPKEEEEEVALASDDEI, via the coding sequence ATGGGTAAAGATCTTATTCTTGTGGAGTCACCCTCCAAAGCAAAGACTATTAATAAATATGTTGGTAAAAATTATATTGTAGAAGCCACAGTCGGTCATATCAGAAATTTACCAAAGACCAAACTCGGTATCGATATAGAAAATGGTTTTGAGCCAAAATTTATGAATATACGCGGTAAAGGTGATGTAATAAAAAAAATCAAATCGCTTGCCGGCAAATCTAACAGAATATTCATCGCGACCGATCCGGACCGCGAAGGTGAAGCAATTGCTCAGGATGTATTGGATATCTTAACTGATGCTCAAAAAGAAAAAATAGAACGTGTACTTTTCAACGAGATAACTAAGAAAGCCGTTAACGAAGCGTTGAAAAATACAATCAAGATTGATGACCATCTTGTTACTTCACAGCGAGCAAGACGTGTGATGGATAGGATTATTGGCTATCAAGTAAGTCCTTTCCTTTGGCGTGCCGTCATAGAAGCATATGGAAGTTCTCTTTCAGCTGGACGAGTGCAGTCGGTTGCTTTAAGACTCATATGCGAGCGCGAAGATGATATTGAAAAATTTATCCCAACAGAATATTGGTCTATTGTTGCCGTTTTCACAACTGAGAAAGGCGATGAGATACGGGCTAAGTTATACGAGGTAAATGGAAAACAGATCAAAGTTCCTCCAAAACCTAACATGACTGATGAAGATTGGGAAGAATTTCTAAAAACAAATTTTGCTATTACAAAAACTGAGTTGGCAAATCAGATTGCTGAAACTCTTCGATCGAAGAATGATTATTTTATCTCGGATCTTACCAAAAAGGAAAGCAGAAAGAATCCTTATCCCCCATTTATTACAAGCAGTCTTCAGGTGGAAGCTTCTCGTAAACTCAGATTCCGTCCGCGTAGAACTATGATGCTTGCACAGCAATTGTATGAAGGAATTGATCTTGGCACGGAAGGAACTACAGGTTTGATTACTTATATGCGAACCGACTCAACCCGCTTGAGTGAAGATGTTGTTTCAGAAGCCAGAAATTTTATTAATGAGAAATACGGCGAAAAATATCTGCCTGAAAAAGCAAAGATATACGATCAGAAGAATAAAAAAAATGTTCAGGATGCTCATGAAGCCGTCCGCCCAACATCATTAAAATACACGCCGGAATTTGTCAAAGAATTTTTAGATGAACCACAGTTCAAACTTTATGAATTAATTTGGAAACGATTTATTGCTTGCCAAATGGATTCTGCGCGGCTTGAAACAACTACGGTTAGCATTTCATCCGATGAATTTGTGTTCAGGAGTTCCGGTACAACAATTTTATTTGACGGATATATGACTTTATATGATGAGGACCTTGAGGATAAAGATGATCAAAATGGAAATGGCTTATTAATTCCGGCTGGATTGGAAATAAATCAAAAGATGGGATTAAAAGAACTAAATCCCAATCAACATTTCACAAAACCACCTCCACGTTTTACTGAAAGTTCTTTAATCAAAGAATTGGAAAGTAATGGTATCGGTCGACCAAGTACATATGCAATGATAATGGGAACGATCATAGACAGAAAATATGTTGAGCAGGTAGATCGTAAAATGATTCCGACTGAACTTGGCAGAAAGGTAAACACAATACTGGTTAAAAACTTTTCCAATATCTTTAATGTAAACTTCACAGCACAGATGGAAGAAGAACTCGATTCGATTGCCGAAGGAGAAATTGGTTATTTAAAAGTACTAAATGATTTTTATGAACCATTCTCCAAAACATTAAAAGAAGTTGAAGCGAATCTTGAGAAGATAAAATGTGAAAAATGTGGTTCGGATATGGATATTAAGATGGGACGATTTGGAAAATATTTAGCGTGTACAAATTACCCCGAATGCAAAAACATTAAATCTCTCAAAGACTTTGCGCCGAACGGAGGCGCACCGGAGCCGACAGGTGATATTTGTCCAAAGTGCGGATCTAAAACAGTTTATAGAGAAGGAAAATTTGGAAGATTTATCGGTTGCGAAAAATATCCTGATTGCGATTTTACTAAAATTGTTACTCTAGGATTGAAGTGCCCGAAATGCAGCGATGGAGAAGTAATTACAAGAAGAACCAAACGAGGAAAGATATTCTACGGTTGTAACCGTTACCCGGATTGCGATTTTGCAAGCTGGACAATGCCAAAGCCGAAAGAAGAGGAAGAAGAAGTCGCTCTTGCTTCGGACGATGAGATCTAA
- a CDS encoding tyrosine-type recombinase/integrase: MTQFDLENVLNRMLAELSGISRASQNTIDAYTRDLNEFISFCCDKEINLIQKITDKTIRHFIIHLSESGVSKSTISRKLSAIRRLLNFAIRNDLIEKNPISRIPNPKVKRGLPETINVDSYSEIFSLVDKENDLANAVRIKSIFELLYGSALRVSELCSLNVGDIDFDTNSIKVLGKGSKFRIVPMGSKSREVLKIYISSLMPYQHSQALFVDGDNKRLSRHTIYRIVNHYLKYQKIDKKSPHILRHSAATHMLDREADLMAVKEILGHENLSTTQIYTHVSIERLKKSYKKAHPKS, from the coding sequence ATGACGCAGTTCGATCTAGAGAACGTCTTAAATCGAATGCTTGCCGAACTTTCTGGTATAAGCCGCGCATCTCAAAACACAATTGATGCTTATACACGCGACCTCAATGAATTCATTTCTTTCTGTTGCGATAAAGAAATTAATTTAATACAAAAGATTACAGACAAAACGATCCGTCATTTTATTATTCATCTTAGTGAAAGTGGTGTTTCAAAAAGCACGATTTCCAGAAAGCTTTCAGCAATTAGAAGACTTCTTAATTTTGCTATTCGAAATGACTTAATAGAAAAAAATCCAATATCAAGAATTCCAAATCCAAAAGTTAAACGCGGTTTGCCGGAAACAATTAATGTTGATTCTTATTCAGAAATTTTTAGTTTGGTTGATAAAGAAAATGACCTTGCTAATGCAGTCAGGATTAAATCGATTTTTGAGTTATTATATGGCTCAGCTCTGCGTGTTTCGGAATTATGTTCGCTAAATGTTGGTGATATTGATTTTGATACTAATAGCATCAAAGTTCTAGGGAAAGGTTCTAAGTTTAGAATTGTGCCAATGGGATCAAAATCGAGAGAGGTATTAAAAATATATATTAGTTCACTAATGCCGTATCAGCATTCACAAGCGCTTTTTGTAGACGGTGATAATAAAAGACTATCACGGCACACTATTTATAGAATTGTGAATCATTATTTGAAATATCAAAAAATTGATAAAAAAAGTCCTCATATATTGCGTCACAGTGCAGCAACCCATATGTTAGATAGAGAAGCTGACCTAATGGCAGTCAAAGAAATTCTTGGTCATGAAAATCTTTCCACAACTCAAATTTATACGCATGTTAGCATAGAACGATTAAAAAAATCATATAAAAAGGCTCATCCAAAATCATGA
- the raiA gene encoding ribosome-associated translation inhibitor RaiA gives MNINITSRKFRAKESLKEFIRGEVSVLEKYNDEIISAGVILSFTHLKDSIKTAEINLTVPKKIITVETSSEEFEKSVTLSIEKIKKQLTKLKTKRLVRPKK, from the coding sequence ATGAACATTAATATCACTTCTCGCAAATTTAGAGCGAAAGAATCGCTAAAAGAATTCATTCGTGGGGAAGTAAGCGTTCTAGAAAAATATAACGATGAAATTATTTCGGCTGGTGTAATTTTGAGTTTTACTCATCTGAAAGACAGTATTAAAACTGCTGAAATTAATCTCACAGTTCCTAAAAAAATTATTACTGTTGAGACTTCAAGTGAAGAATTTGAAAAATCGGTTACTCTTTCTATAGAAAAAATTAAAAAACAGCTTACAAAACTTAAAACAAAACGGTTGGTCAGGCCTAAAAAATGA
- the hprK gene encoding HPr(Ser) kinase/phosphatase yields the protein MKINEGAISQRESITVESFYNSIVDRFKIRLLNDRVGFDRLIKDPNLHRPGLPLAGFLELFSYSRVQVFGNTEMRYLLNLSIEERTRSLENIFKYAIPCLIISNEHEPTPEMLELGNKYKIPIFGSAFSTTKAIFLISDFLDDQFAPRLSLHGSLVDVYGVGMLFVGKSGIGKSEVALDLVERGHRLVADDVVIITKKGEGILMGAGTDIVKHFMELRGIGIIDIRSMFGIRAIRFQKRLEVVIELEVWNEQNEYTRTGLDNSTTPIMDVEIPFVKLPILPGKNITVVSEIIALNYLLKHYGYDAAKVLQDRITSKIRQKNEEMNRAVDYFEHDFE from the coding sequence ATGAAAATCAATGAAGGTGCAATTTCACAAAGAGAAAGTATTACTGTAGAATCTTTTTATAACAGCATAGTAGACAGATTCAAAATACGTCTCCTAAATGACAGAGTTGGATTTGATCGTCTAATAAAAGATCCAAACTTGCATAGACCGGGTTTACCATTAGCCGGCTTTTTGGAATTATTTTCTTACAGCCGAGTTCAAGTATTTGGCAATACGGAGATGCGTTATTTACTAAATCTATCAATTGAAGAAAGGACCCGATCCCTCGAAAATATTTTTAAATATGCTATTCCTTGTTTAATAATTTCCAACGAACACGAACCCACACCGGAAATGCTTGAACTTGGTAATAAATATAAAATTCCGATTTTCGGATCGGCCTTCTCTACAACCAAAGCAATTTTTTTAATTTCAGATTTTCTTGATGATCAGTTTGCACCGCGCCTTTCCCTTCATGGTTCTCTTGTTGATGTGTACGGAGTAGGAATGTTGTTTGTTGGCAAATCCGGAATTGGTAAAAGTGAGGTTGCACTAGACTTAGTTGAGAGGGGACATCGATTAGTAGCCGATGATGTTGTAATTATAACCAAGAAAGGTGAAGGAATCCTTATGGGTGCCGGAACCGATATTGTAAAACATTTTATGGAACTCCGTGGAATCGGCATCATTGACATAAGAAGCATGTTCGGCATTAGAGCCATAAGATTTCAGAAGCGTCTTGAAGTAGTTATAGAACTCGAAGTTTGGAATGAACAAAATGAGTATACCCGTACAGGTCTCGATAATTCTACCACTCCCATTATGGACGTCGAAATACCATTTGTTAAGTTACCGATCCTACCTGGAAAAAATATTACGGTGGTTTCGGAGATAATTGCTTTAAACTATCTTCTTAAACATTACGGTTATGATGCAGCAAAAGTGCTGCAAGATCGAATAACATCCAAAATTCGTCAAAAAAATGAAGAAATGAACCGTGCCGTTGATTATTTTGAACATGATTTTGAGTAA
- a CDS encoding M23 family metallopeptidase, with product MKKFYYFSKSKLKFVEIRNFYKKFVFLILFFAVLVSFFVFGTFLVFNEFINPDSEVKSLKTTNTLLKEKLDHYKNLFDQLDNRLTSLTTQSHDLRLKANLEPANPDETLGTGGNVFEPIRTSSLGGYENYIDQLDSYVHNISLKVKLEKNNYDEINKAFQNNEKLFEVIPAIRPCEGRIADDFGMRFHPILKIMRMHNGVDIITDTGTKVYAPGAGTVAFIGRRSGYGITVEIDHGFGYRTIFAHLQSIKVKEGQHLQRGDFIALSGNSGELSTGPHLHYEVRHDGIPLDPRNFIYDDVSIFEVVKK from the coding sequence ATGAAAAAATTTTACTACTTTTCAAAATCTAAATTGAAATTTGTGGAGATACGCAATTTCTATAAGAAATTCGTATTCCTCATTTTATTCTTTGCGGTACTTGTATCGTTCTTTGTGTTTGGCACTTTCCTTGTTTTCAATGAATTTATTAATCCAGACTCAGAAGTAAAATCATTAAAAACTACTAACACACTTCTTAAAGAAAAACTTGACCACTACAAAAATTTATTTGATCAGCTTGATAATAGACTCACTTCCTTGACCACGCAGAGCCACGATTTAAGACTTAAAGCTAATCTAGAACCTGCTAATCCTGATGAAACACTCGGAACGGGCGGTAACGTATTTGAACCTATTAGAACTTCCAGTCTTGGCGGTTATGAAAATTATATTGATCAACTTGATTCCTATGTACATAATATTTCACTTAAAGTTAAACTTGAAAAAAATAATTACGATGAGATTAATAAAGCCTTTCAGAATAACGAAAAGCTCTTTGAAGTGATTCCGGCAATTCGACCGTGTGAAGGAAGAATTGCAGACGATTTTGGCATGAGATTTCATCCGATTCTTAAAATTATGAGAATGCACAATGGTGTTGATATTATTACTGATACCGGTACAAAAGTATACGCTCCGGGTGCCGGCACTGTTGCGTTCATAGGACGTCGCAGCGGTTATGGAATTACAGTAGAGATAGATCACGGATTTGGCTACAGAACAATATTTGCACATTTACAAAGTATTAAAGTTAAAGAAGGACAGCATCTTCAAAGAGGTGATTTTATAGCACTGAGCGGAAATTCAGGAGAACTTTCAACAGGTCCACATTTACACTACGAAGTCAGACATGACGGAATACCTTTGGATCCAAGAAATTTTATCTATGATGATGTAAGCATTTTTGAAGTTGTCAAAAAATAG
- a CDS encoding DUF2795 domain-containing protein yields the protein MIWTVELASYLDDAPWPATKEELIDYAERIGAPLEVVENLLELEDSDEPYETIEDIWPDYPSDEDFFYNDDDEFKS from the coding sequence ATGATTTGGACCGTCGAATTAGCATCTTATCTTGATGACGCTCCGTGGCCAGCCACTAAAGAAGAATTAATAGATTATGCCGAACGTATCGGTGCACCACTCGAAGTTGTGGAAAATCTTTTAGAATTAGAGGATTCCGACGAACCTTATGAGACAATTGAAGATATTTGGCCAGATTATCCAAGTGACGAAGATTTCTTTTATAATGATGATGATGAGTTTAAGTCGTAA